The following proteins are encoded in a genomic region of Drosophila miranda strain MSH22 chromosome 4, D.miranda_PacBio2.1, whole genome shotgun sequence:
- the LOC108164089 gene encoding armadillo repeat-containing protein gudu → MIGTGSSSTTRQRKIREQCGSCPNRFSKDKRQIIAEDSDTTEVESSTDEEDRWKEVARAAEIPADYYNIQKLVKYIKAGNQTATIVSLCCLKDYDLSTQINQFAIQDIGGLEVLVNILECSDTKCALGALTVLSEITLNIDIRKTIVDLDGIPLIVDILNSSMKDLKTMAAETLAHVSKVRLARKYVRTCGGIPKLVDLVDIKLSILQTPRDQLNAEDLESLNMARAGARALWTLADSKHNMEQMRKSGIVPLMARLLKSCHIDVVIPIMGTVQKCSSEPKFQLAITTEGMIADIVTHLSAECIDLKMEGSTAIYKCAFDETTRDLVREAGGLEPLVTIIKDKTVRENKPLLRGATGAIWMCAISDVNVKQLDNMRAVNHLVALLNDEDDEVLTNVTGALSECVRFQSNRETLRQAGGLPLMVALLNSSHAPLLENLAKALKECAEDSDSMRILEELDAVRLIWSLLKNTSPRVQAHAAYAICPCVSNANDSAELVRSLVGAMELVVGLLKSRDILVLSAVCAAIATIAQDQTNLAILTDLRVIYKLADLVNTTDDLLRMNLAAAVAACACFGNNTEELGRLRTVTPIVTYMTSDNPMVHRSTAMALEKLSMDPQNCITMHQSGVVPFLLECIGSTNKELQLAAAGCLRNIRELALRAEEYLLKIDDD, encoded by the exons ATGATTGGCACTGGTTCCAGCAGTACGACGCGTCAGCGGAAGATCCGCGAACAATGCGGCTCCTGTCCGAATCGCTTCTCCAAGGACAAGCGTCAAATAATAGCCGAGGATTCCGACACCACCGAGGTGGAATCATCTACGGACGAGGAGGATCGCTGGAAGGAAGTGGCGCGAGCGGCTGAAATACCCGCCGATTACTACAACATCCAGAAGCTCGTCAAATACATCAAGGCGGGCAATCAGACGGCCACCATAGTATCACTGTGCTGCCTCAAGGACTACGACCTGAGCACGCAAATCAATCAGTTCGCCATCCAGGACATTGGTGGTCTCGAGGTCCTTGTCAACATTCTGGAGTGCAGCGATACAAAGTGCGCTCTGGGTGCCCTCACGGTTCTCTCAGAGATTACTCTCAATATAGACATACGCAAGACCATTGTGGATCTGGATGGCATACCCTTGATTGTGGATATATTGAACTCTTCGATGAAGGATCTCAAGACCATGGCTGCTGAAACTCTGGCGCATGTGAGTAAGGTTCGCTTGGCACGCAAATACGTGCGCACTTGTGGCGGAATCCCAAAGTTGGTCGATCTTGTAGATATAAAACTAAG CATCCTGCAAACCCCTCGAGATCAACTCAATGCCGAAGACCTGGAATCTCTGAATATGGCACGGGCTGGAGCTCGTGCTCTATGGACCCTAGCCGATTCCAAGCACAACATGGAGCAGATGCGCAAAAGTGGTATAGTTCCTTTAATGGCACGCCTCCTCAAGTCCTGCCACATCGATGTCGTTATCCCCATTATGGGTACAGTGCAGAAATGCTCTTCGGAGCCCAAGTTCCAATTGGCCATCACCACAGAGGGCATGATAGCCGATATAGTGACGCATTTGAGTGCCGAGTGCATAGATCTCAAGATGGAGGGCAGCACGGCCATTTACAAGTGCGCCTTTGACGAGACCACCAGGGATCTGGTGCGCGAAGCCGGGGGACTGGAGCCCCTCGTGACCATCATCAAGGACAAGACGGTGAGGGAGAACAAGCCGTTGCTGCGTGGCGCAACTGGAGCCATCTGGATGTGCGCCATTTCCGATGTGAATGTCAAGCAGCTCGATAACATGCGCGCAGTGAATCACCTAGTGGCTCTGCTAAACGATGAGGATGATGAGGTGTTGACCAATGTCACCGGCGCGCTGTCCGAGTGCGTACGCTTCCAGAGCAACCGGGAGACACTGCGTCAGGCAGGTGGCTTGCCTCTAATGGTGGCACTGCTCAACTCCTCCCATGCCCCGTTGCTGGAGAATCTGGCCAAAGCCCTGAAAGAGTGCGCCGAAGATTCGGATAGCATGCGCATTCTCGAAGAGCTAGATGCCGTGCGCTTGATCTGGTCCTTGCTGAAAAACACCAGTCCTCGAGTGCAGGCCCATGCCGCCTATGCAATCTGTCCGTGTGTGAGCAATGCCAATGATTCCGCCGAACTTGTGCGCAGCCTCGTGGGGGCCATGGAGCTGGTGGTGGGCCTCCTCAAGTCTCGTGACATTCTGGTGCTCTCAGCGGTGTGTGCGGCCATTGCAACGATTGCCCAGGACCAGACCAATCTGGCCATACTAACCGATCTTCGGGTTATCTATAAGTTGGCGGATCTAGTCAACACCACGGATGATCTGCTGCGCATGAATCTGGCTGCCGCCGTGGCCGCCTGTGCCTGCTTCGGCAACAACACCGAGGAGCTGGGACGCCTGCGCACCGTCACGCCCATTGTCACCTACATGACCAGCGACAATCCCATGGTGCATCGCAGCACAGCCATGGCCCTGGAGAAACTATCGATGGATCCCCAGAACTGCATCACCATGCACCAA AGTGGAGTGGTTCCGTTTTTGTTGGAGTGCATTGGTTCCACCAACAAGGAGCTGCAATTGGCTGCCGCTGGTTGCCTGCGGAACATCCGTGAGTTGGCTTTGCGTGCCGAAGAGTATTTGCTTAAGATTGATGATGACTAG